The nucleotide sequence GTTTTTGGGTGGGCAGGAGAGTCTTGTTAGTTATTAGCTGGACTATTCCTATGAATTAAAGAGCACTATTTGTTTTCCCCTTCATTTTCTGATTCTAGATGTTGTAGATGCCGTTGGAGTGCAATTTGTTTGGATGTCATTTTAACCGTTCTTTATCAGCCTTATGGCATCATAGTGTTCATTGTCCGGATTATGCTTGTTGGAGTTATTTAAAATATTGTGTTTATAAAGAATACAACATAAATGTTGGTTTCATGCTTCAACTTGAATTGAGAAACCTAATTTTTATCAGTCGTGTGAAAACCAAGAATCACTGGTTTTGGTGCCGTATCTGTGTCGGTGACCTGGTTAGAATATTAATGTATCGATACATAGTATAACGGTATATATATTATGGTGTTTCAAAGATGTGGTGAGTGCTGATTCCCTGAGGTggagacaaaaagaaaaatagGAAGCGGTGATGGAGGATAGTAGTGACAGAGAAAAATAAGGTAGTGTTCGAGGCGGGGATAGTAATGACAGAAAAATAAGGTAGTTTTCGAGGAGGACTAGTTGGTTTGTTTAAGTTGTACAGTATTATTATGAGTTGTAAAAGGTTCTTTACGGGTTAAAAAAAATGTTTAACTCAAAATTCATAAAAGTTCACTTAAGTTCACACTATCCTAAAGGCTTATCCAGTGTCACCTGGGTAACTTTAGGTGTTGTATAACTCTAGGTGTTGTGTTGACTGACACTCTGTACTATGGAGCTATAAAACCTTCAAAATGATTGTTTAGATGatctatttttaaataattttacctctGATTGATTATTACACACAACTTCAACTTGagtttataagcctaaaatgaccacAAAAGGTAATCAAAATAGGGTTGTCAAACCTACTGTAAGTCCTCTATAtattatgcaaagcatgaacaaaactgaaagatatgaatatattatttataattttgtatGTGATATTCTCCCCCGCTTATTCTTTCGACGCCCTGGTCGAAGTCTTTACGGATGCTACATCATCTTGCATTTATTGAATCTTTAATTTTTTGTTCCAGTTGCACTTTGtcactgttgttgagtagtcaaactttgatccgtcatgctaCTTTAAATCACCAATAACTCTTACTTTGGTATGGAGTCGACCGAGTTGTGCTAATCCTTGTTGTTTCTGTTGATCCTTCATATCAAGGAAAAACCATTCTTTGTTATGTACTAGTCTCCTAAACGTCTTATGTCGCTTGTGTTGGGTGGATGTCTATTAAAGTTTTAACGAGTATTTTCTCGCAAACTTTGAAGTTTTTTGAGATTTTTCCTCACAAAATTTGTCTATCAATTCCTCTTTTACTTGGTTATCGCCTTCAAATAGGTTTGCATCACCTTCGCTTATGATTGAAATTTTGTTAAAAAATGAAGTAGACAATCTATTCTCGATAGCACTGATCAtcattagtgaggatttgacaattattaTCTTTCATTAAGTTTCTTCGAATGATATTTGAAAAGCTCCTTTATTGGATAAATAGAAGAACCGGAGTATTCAATTAtttccattctcttaagagttgagaaggtaaagatTACACTAGTTTGCcaacctcctcgagggttgtactccatgtatcgagctagttactaactATTATctactctttgctcatacttttgAAGCACGCAaagtgtttgcacttcttgcgTTAAGTTAACCACTGCGATTCGCTTTCTTATTGTCATCAAACTTTTGGAATACAAGAAATTTTGCCCAAAAAGAGTACAATTTTGCCCCAACTTGAAACAAGTCACAAATAGTTTTAGTTGCTTCTAGGATtttactgtcttctccatcatttctttgagtagcaaacgACCCAAAATCCTTTCATTCTACCTATGACTCTTCTACCATATAGATTCGTTCTTCCTTGCTCCTTAGTTGATGGAAATACATACTATAACTCCTATGCATGACCTTCGCCTTAGTTCCTATGCTCACGTCGAGCATGTTCTCCTTTGCTTCCTTGATAGCTTTTTCatttgatcatatagaggtataatTGGGAGCTTCTCTTGTGTATGTCGTATATCATCTTTTGGCGATATTTCTATTATATTCTGATCTTTGTGTGATAAACTCGGACTGTGATATCTCAatgtgtcacgacccgagtctgatgagccaattggccaataactccattttgatccttcaaccacggaccaaaatgcttaagcgacaGTTAACGTGGTACACTCATCGGGCCCATATAAGCCAACCATACACATTGCCTACTTcggatgtgggactaatgagatgttacaatATTCCCAACTCAATTagtttgacgtcctcgtcaaggcccaacataacccgGATCAAACCCTAgcgtagtgcatgtgaggtttaactcagtggtggctccacgccatgatgaaTTCTCGACTCCATCGACGGGTAGctttttcctactcgagccctcttaccctacccaaatgctaggtcggctctgataccaaatatcatgaccctggcctgatgggctaactggcctaccaaaatgcttaagctgaagttgacttccgacgtgggactaatgggatgttacacaatGTGTGGTCTCTACTACCACATCGTAGGGCCTCCTTTATATTCGATTATGTTCATttctttggcaatcgatcttcattcACCTACTTTCGGGTTATACCTGGATGAAGTATAGCTCTAGGATAGTTCATCGCCTAGCAGCTCTCAAAGCCCACTAACTTCACTAAAGTTTGTGTGCCATTATTTGGATCCTAAGCCTTTGGATACCACTTCCTTTATGACAACTCGAATAAtaacactatgacatattcttcaagagtggtCACCTCTGCATCATCTTGTCCCGTACCAAAGCTTTTTGACCTAAATTTCGCCTTCACAAGTTAAGTTGTCTTAGTTCCTTCGTTAAATATTTCACCAAGATAAAGTGTATGCACCTCGAAGCTCTCTTCGACTTTAGCACTATACAGGTTGAGTCCACTTTatcaaaatgaaggacccatggaatgatatgatcttactcttgcatctataataattcatatccttaacctctatccaaggaaagctttgtgcttTCACTTCATATTTCATTTTCTATGTCGATTCCCTTCGTACGGCCTAAGCACCTCACCAAGTTCCAACCAAGTTACTCTACTTCTCAATTTACATTAAGTTGATGGTGGCTTTTGCACCTACAATTTTACGGATTAGCCCTTCGTTCAGTTCGATTTTCACATTGACTCTATGTATCTTCGTTTGGTATTGTTTTGAGTTGCTCCTCCCATTTGATCTTATAATACGTCCACCGATATATTACCTCATGTAAGATTATGCGATGATTCCTCGTCGCTCGCTCGAAGTTGTTTTTGCTCGACTTGTACACAAGAGCCCTAAAAGTTTAGGTCTAAGTGAACATATTTAATGGGTTGGAGCTGACCGCTCGATGCTAGATGGATAAGCATGTCCTTCACTAAAAACTGAAATTAAAGTGTGCCCAAAGCTCGGTGAACAAAGTCGGTGTTTTGTAGTTTTATATGCTTGATTAATTTTGTAAGGGTGTCTGTCATCTCCATGCCTCGTTTAAATGTTGGTGTAGAGACTTAGGCACCACCTGCTTTACTTTGTGAACTGGAGAAGCCGTCATTTTAGCTACAAGATTAATCAGAAAACCCGCATCTCAGAAGACAATTATACACAGAAAAGGGAAGAAACAGAAGAAAAAGGAACTGTTCATCGGTAGTACATCCAATCTTGAACTTAATCAGAAATGACACTCTACAATGATCACAAAATTCCTTTTATCTTCTAAAGATGCCAAAATCCATAAACAAGAATGACTTGTTCAGTTCATCCATAACATcttcatatatctaaaacttaGCTGACCTTTTCAGATGCAAAAATATAATCTCTTAGTTCTAATGTAAAACATAAAAAGAATAATTGTAAGAGCAAGACAAGAAACAAAAGGAAAACGGCTCCACGTGAGAAGCTCCATCAACAGTTCCAAAGAAAAATATGGCTTGAGATCTCACTCTTCATTCATGGCTTCATCCTCTTTGTTAGAAAAATCTGCTGGAATTATGCATCCTCCTCGTCGATTAAAATCTTTTTGCAAGCCTCATAGCACATAAATGAGATCCCTGCAGCAGGCACCAGCTTCATCCAGCTTGGCCCCAACCCTTTGTACAGCCCCCCAATTCCTTCCTTTTCCAATATGCTCAAGAAAGCATGAAGCATATTCTTGTAGACCTGCCTGCCACCCACAGCTCCGACTTGCATATGTTTCCGAGCAACTTCAAGTGGGAAGGTTGTGCCACTCGAAATGGCACCGGCCGCTGAACCAATCAGAAGAGTGGCGATGCTGCCTATTTCCTCCGTCTCGAACGTCTTTCTGTAGAATTTCTTTAGGGACTCGTAAGCGAAGTAGTTTGTAGCTGCATATGGCATGACTCCTATGAGACTCGGAGTCAGACCTCTGTACAGTTCTGAGGGACCCTCCTCACATACAATTTTCAGGAATGCGTGTAGAAGATTGTCATAGACATCTCTCTGCATGAATGGTAGAAATCAGACAAAAATTGTATGTGCAACATTAACATTCCTCGGAGGGCTTCACTGACCTGTATGGTTAGTCGAGTCTTGAGTAATTCTAAAGGATAAGTGCAGAGGGTTGAGCTGACTCCAGCAAATGCCCCAGCAACTAGCGAGGAGGGGACAGGAAGTTTTGGAGGTTCCCCATCCTTGGGGGTTAAAACCTTCTTAGCTGTATCATAAGCAAATAACTGCCAGGAGAATGACAAGTTTGATAACTGTAGAAATAAGGATCATGTTGCAAGACACAGGATAGAACATGACAAAAGGAAATGATGATCAGATAATAGTATACCATAACTTAACCATGTTCAACTATCGATGGCCAGGAACCACACAAGATGACTACCAGAGACCAAATATAGATGCAACATCatattatcattatatttaaaatGTGCACAATCTTACAGTCAATTAAAAACAAGGTGGTGAGAATTGGTTTGCATATACACTTGCTCATCAACATAACTTTGGTTGATCAGCTGTAGACTTGCAAGCCTATGTAAACTACATTGCTTTCACAGTCTTGTTGTCATGATACCAAACCAAATATTAGACAAAAAATTGTTCAGAGTACGGATATTCATGGTTCAGCTTCCAGAGAGATGACCTATTTTCTTGAACTGAACCAAATCTTTTGGTCAAAAAATTCCAATTCTGGAACTGAACCAATTGAACCTGAAAACCAAGGTAATGATTGGCGCACTCCAACAGGTTGGTAATTGGTTATCTTGTTATCACATATCTTAATCATGGGAGGTGCAACTTGAAAAACTCAAACCTTAAAGCTCTTCCACAGTGGAGATTTTGaagttaaaataaaaagaaataactCAAATGAAGATTGGAGAGAATCAGAGATCAAAATCCTAGCTTACATAATAGACATTGCAATTAAAAAAAATGCCACGACAGACAAAATTAACTAAAAGATTGCGACAACTTCAAATGAGTCCAGTGAATCTAATTAATAGAAACATCAGCACAAGAAATCTCGTCTTTTTCCAGAAATCTTTAATGAgagaaagcacaaaatagagctaaTAGCATATGACATAATCAACCATAACACAAGGCTATAAACTCTCatggaaaaaaaatagaaataaactACCCAGAAATAGTATGATATCTAAGACCTGGAAACAACTATAAACTAAGAAGGAATGCGTTATAAACTTATAACATTCAATTACCTCTATGGCCTTGCTTGGTGCAACACGGATGACATTGACAAAATTACCACGGAATAGTCCCTTCCAACCCTCTGTCTCCATAATAGACTGGAAGACTTCCGTTGTCGAGTTCCCATTGCTTCCGACCATAAGATGTGTCCTGATCGTTTCCAACGGTGCAACTGCAGTCCGTGACACTGCCCCAGCAATTGCTCCACTGATCAACCTTCTGAAGTGCAGGTTCCCAATTCTAATCCTTGCTTTCAGCCCacctttcttctctttcttattaGCCACCACTTCTGCTATGACATTAGTCGCTTCTGCTGCCGGCTCGGCAGGAGTCCCCAGAACACGATACCCAACATCTGGGGAAACATACTTCACATAGAGATCAGTCCCAGGCACGTTTACACTGTTATCACTGGGGTTAGGAGGATTAGGAGAAACCCCAAAGCCGACTCCCATCTGTCCAACACTCGCAAACAAGCCACCGGAGGGGTAAAATCCCTCGTTCCATGAAAAGCCCAGCTCTggaaaggggaggaagaagacgtCACTCTTCTTCTCAACCGCTTGCAACCTCTTATCCGCCATTCCTATCACAAGTACAGCTCGGAATCGAATTTATGATTACAGATTCACGGCACCATATCCATCTCTCTTGAAGCTGTCAGGCAGTTGACATAGGGCAAAGAATTGACAGCAAAGTAGCCGCTTTTCAGCAATCCTGCATCGAAAAGCAATGAAATCAACAGATATAACCGATACAAGAATAAGATCGAGGTAAGTGAACAGAAAAAGGATATCGTTAGGATTACAGCCAAAAAGATAGCTGCCAGCGAAATCCATCGCTGTGCAGAACCAAGCGAAACACGGCATGAACAAAAGAAATCAGATAGGCgatgaataacaaaaaaaaaaaaacaaacaaaatctGTCAACTGAAGACAAAGCGGCCGGGATTCAGACAGAGACACCGCTTTCCTTTATGGGATAGTCCCGAAACCAAACTgacaaagaagaaacaaaaaatatCGATCTTTAACCGAGGGATAATCATGAAAAGGCGCTTAAACCGCACAGATGCATGAAAAATAGCAAACTTTACCTGAAAGCTCCACCGAGACAATCCAACAGATGGCGAACTCAGGGAGAGCAAAAGAATCACGCCTTTCACAGACTAAAGCCCCCACCACTCCCCTCTTCTCGTAGTACCGTCAAATCCCTCCCGCTCCCGTCGACAACGCTGTGGAGCGGCGGGCGATAGAAGCGAAGAGGGGCTTCCCCTCCGCTACTCTTCCTGGGCCTCTCCCCACGGCTCGTTCCCCCATTTTATCCCCTTCATCGTGGGTTAAAGCAAAGACAAGCATCAATACTTTCCCACACGCCCGTAAATGCCCTCACCATGCTATCTTATTCACGACCTTTAGTGGCATCCATGAGGAGCAGAGCCAGGGGCATAATTGTAATTTTATGTTATACTAAACGTTAAGTTAAGCGTCTTTCAATATGACCAAATTGGCCCCTCGGAAACAACAACTAGAACTGTTGAATGGGGGCGAATTAGTATTTCTACTCTTTTTATAAGGGTATATTAGGACTCTAATCTAATAATCCACAAAACCAAAGAATacttgaaataaaaaagaaaaattatatattacaCTATATTGTTGATTATTGGAATTGGGAGAGCCAAAGTGGCCGAAGGTGTTAACCAATTTGCATCCACAGAGATGCATTTATGGTGCACAATATATTGGAGGAAGAATAATTTGGATGCTTTCATTGAGAGCCATCAATTTGTTGAAGTGACCATATATTCTTTGCTTCTTGGCTATACAAGTTGCATAGTATAGTCATCAAGTGAATAAAGTGCATCCAAGAGAGACTCTAACAATCTCAACTTGATTTAGAATTCATTGGTTTGACCACCACACTAAGAAATTTAATAATTAGggaaaagattatttttttatgactCCAATATGATaggattgatattttttttttgtgaatccagattattgaacataggagaatattttcaaaatattcttcgGATATTCTCTTATTCGTCCACTTTTCGAAGCTCCGATTCTCAAGCGCGACTAACTCTCTCCGTTAATTTATGATCAATTCCGACACTAACAGCAATTTAAACACCAATAGAAACAACTAAAAACTAGAAATCATTTGACAATTTTATCACCTCAAGGTCTATACAGTTCAGTGAATTCAGGTTCTACTTGAGTGAATGGATTGAGTTCTCAGTTCAACCACACTTTCTAATATCAGATGCTACAAGCTTTGCCACAGCCTCTGCATGAATAGGAAGAAAAGCTTGAGGCCACACATTCTGGGATAAACTTGATATGCATCCAGGAAAATTCACAGGGAGCCAACACATTCCCTCCTCTAAGATGGGATAAAGTGGGGCCATTCAGAACACAAGCAGCAGATCACTCCTTTGTCCCCTTCTGTCTTGAAGAAATCTCAGTGATTCCTCATTTGCAAGCTTTTAACAGCAACTCTATGGACTAAATTATCTAAAAAACTTGTGTAACCAAGTTTCAACACTTGGTGAAATATAATACAACCCAGATACATAATAATTAAGCATACATCATGGTCAAGGAGATCACCTAGGTAGACTTAATTTTCTCCATGGCATCTGACAAAACAAGGACAAGGCAAAGCACAAGACATTGCTCACTTAATAGCCCCTCATCATTCTGCCAGTCTCATAAGAACCGCCAGCTACTGTTTCTTTATTGAAGATTCTTTGAGAGGTTTTCTTTATGGCTTCAGCTTGCAGTAGAAGATGTCTCATGTTCCTTTTCCTTCTTCTGTGGCTTTTCCTTCTTCACATTAAAACACTGTAACTGTTTGTTGCATGATTGTCTCAGTAAGatgtttttttttaaactaagaaAATCCTTTCCAGAAGCAAATGAGCTgaatagatatctaataagaaatCTTGCCTTGTTGATGCCATGTCATGAGCATCAGCTGGCCAAGAATTCATGCTGTGTTGTTCTATTGGTAGCTTATCCCTTTTCCTTCCATGAAAGATATACATTGCTAGCGTGTGATGCCACCACTTGCTGTTGCCATTGCCGTCATCCCAACTACATTGTCAAGCTCCTCTTTACTCTTTGGTGTCTCTCTCTGGGTTCCCAATGACCAGTGTAATGCTGTTGCAGGAAACTGTCGATGATTGCAAGCAAAAGTGTAAGGACAAAAGTTTCGATGGTAAAATTTAATGGAATTTCTTCTCTTTGATTTTACATATTTGATGGTAAGTAGAAGGCAAACTTAGTCTCTAGAATCTAATAGTTTGAATAATTTTGGTAATATTGTAACACATTATTATACTGCATAAGATCGACTCGTGACAAATGGTACTTTGAATCTAATAAGTTAATTATTCCGTTTCATCGACTCATGACAAATGATATCAAAGCCTATCTAGTATTGCACATGGTGCGAGGATGACACGTCACAGCATGGAGTCATCATCGGCTATAGCTCATGTGCACTATATATTACACGGGTGTACTAATAGACTTGAGCATTTTGGACCAATGATAAAATCTCAGCGAAGTTAATGGGTCAATTATCCTATCGGGCCGACTGGTGGATCGCGATAGTAATGCTTGTTCCTTACATTCCTGAATAACCAAACGATTAGGGCCTAAAGATTTTCTTTTACCTTTCGACTATGACTCATGTACACTATACATAAGTGTACTTCTTGGCCTAAGCATTTTGCGCCAATGATTCAAGCTCAACAAAGTTAATGGGTCAATTATCCCATCGGACCTGCTCATGACTTAGATAGTAATGCTTATTCATTACATTCCTGAATAGCCAAGTGATTAGGGCCCAAAGATCTTCTTTTACCTTCTTTTCTCTATACAGGAAAGGGCATCACACATCATTCAAAAATTCACAGGAAAATAATGGAGAATAACCCCAGCTGACCAAAGCTGCAATAGAATGGAACCTGCAAATGCTAGTAATAATGACTAGGAACCAAAGTGATGAACGCAAAGAACCGAAGAATCTTACGTGCTTCTCCTTGTAAAGCTTGGTCAATGGCCGTCATTGGACGGAAGCACCAAAAGAGTATTGGCTATGGGTTCGACCAGCTCGGTGCCCCATCTCCAGGCACGCCCTCGTTTGCTCCTCCCTAATCATCACAACGAAGACAAGGAATCGAGCTCAAATAACAGCAACAACGAAAAGCATACAAACCCTTGGAAATGCTACGTTTTTAGTCGAGTGTGCAATTCGCAGAAACCAACTCCAAGAATCGCATGAACTCGGAAAACCTAAATTCATCGAGAAAAGAAACATCCCTACCAAGCAGAACAGAAAGTGAATCGGAGATACGACGCCACGAACCGAAAGAGTGGATGCAACGCCATTGAGGCTGCCTAGTCTCGCAACTTTCGGGCTTCGATGATGAATGGGTCGGAACCTGTAGCGGCCCATTTGGCTAAATTGCAAGGGGATTGCGTCGAATCATACACGAGAAACGAGTAATCTCTGACTCGAAGtcttatttgatgtgattacattggCCAAAAGTGCAAGATAAGATGGTGGGGCGTTTCGCATGTTGGGTATGACCTCTTCGGTGGAGCACTCCTTCACATTGGTTGTCCACCAGGCGTATGACATAAGTTGCAAGAGACCCAAACCCCTCCCCTTTCCATCTACGGTGCATCATGATTCTGGCTGGTGGGGTTGATGTGTGCATTCATTGTGCACCCAATCATCCATTATATATCCTACTCGAAAGGTAATgactatttgaatttgaattcaaCTGAGTTAACATAAATAATTATCGAATTATTCTTTTTTCGGTCTCTCTCGTTATCTCAAAGAACCCAATAAAAAAAACATGCAAACAGGAAAAAGAAAGCAACGTCGTTGTCGACTGTGCAAGGTTTGGCAGCTTCCCATGCAAAGTCTTGGTCGATGTTGGTCCAATGATGAACTAGCAGTGGACATGTATTAGCTCGTAGTTATACTCTCTGACCAGGTATGCATCTTCTTCCTCGGTTTCGTTGGTGTCGGCATCAAATCATGTCATTGACTTTGCTCCATTATGGACATATGACCACTGTGTGTAAGGCCACTGTCTACCTTAATCAAGGGCATGTTGTTCATGTATGTATGATCATCCATCATGGTGGCACGCTTCTTGAGATGCACACGAGGCCACTGATTGCTGTGACTTTtatcatctcctctctctctctctctctctctctctatctctctcttcaTGGTAGGGATTGTCTAGTTCTTATCTTGATGTGAATGTAGGGCGTCATCATGTTTGGACCACGGCAATGAATTATATCAGGAACACCCAAGTGCTGAGGGAATATTTCAATCGAGCTGTATCCCTGCTCCACCCTACACCAGTAGATGATCACAGAGTTTGGGTGGATTCTCTGCATGGATCATAACCTGTTTCTCATACGGCATTATGAAAGTGTTTGGCTCCTTTTTGTTGATCTCTCTGTGCATAATCAATTCAATTCGACATTAGCAGATGTGGAAGAGATGGCTCCTCAtattagcagcagcagcagcagcagcagcttgagAAGGTAGCTTTCGGACGTGGGGTAGCAAAAGCACTTCAGTGAGACAGTATTGTGGATCACTACACCGTCAAACACCCCCTCCTCCACACAAATCTGCAGTAGAGTTCGTGCCATGGCAAGGCATGTTACGAGATTCCTTGTACGGTATAAGGGAAGGCTTCAAATCTTGCGCGTCTATAAAACGGCAGGCCATCTGCCATGGGAGCTGCAACACAAAGAGAGATCTCCACTCTACCTTCTGTGACTCTCGAAGCCCTTCGACATTGCTGAGACTTGACAGAGGTCCACATGGTGGGCTGGTCTCTTGATCTGCAGTCTTTTACTGTGTGTACTTTCGCTTACTCTTAATTATCTGCCCTGAAACCATTTCTAGGAAGGGAAGATGAGTTGGTCTGTGGCGGATGCAGTGGATTACAAGGGATCACCGGCAGACAGGACTAAGACTGGTGGTTGGATACCTGCTATGCTCATCCTAGGTCTGTCTCCCATGCATGCTGAATGAATTAGAGATGGTGCTGCTGTATCTTGAACTTGAGCAGGCCAAGCATTGACTAATTCTTTGACTTTGAATGTTTGGTCATTGTTGCAGTGATTGAAATATGCGAAAGGCTATCCACTCTGGGGATTGGAGTCAACCTGGTGACATACTTGAGTGGCACCATGCATCTTCCAAGTGCAGAATCTGCAAACGTCGTGTCCGACTTCATGGGCACATCTTTTCTTCTATGCTTGCTTGGAGGATTCCTCGCTGATGCCTACTTAGGCCGATACCTCACCGTCGCCATCTTCTCTGCGGTCCAAGCATTTGTGAGTCTAATTATCCCTCTCTCATGGCTGCTCATGCTTTTAGCTGAAGCATTTTGGCCGATGCGTGTTTCTAGTTTTACGTGGATGATGCATGCAGGGAACAGGGATGCTCACTGTGGTGACAAAATTGCCTCAGCTTCGGCCACCACCTTGCGGTAGCTCTTCGGGTGCAAGCAAATGCCACCGAGCAAATGGCTTCCAGATCGGCCTCCTGTACTTGAGCTTGTACTTGATCGCACTGGGGACCGGCGGGCTCAAATCGAGCGTTTCAGGCTTCGGCACCGACCAGTTCGACGAGAAGGACGAGAAGGAGAAGAGTCAGATGGCGTACTTCTTCAACaggttcttcttcttcatcagcacCGGCAGCCTGTTTGCGGTAACCGTTCTGGTCTACATCCAAGACGAGGTGGGGCGAAGTTGGTCCTACGGCATCTGTTGCATCTCCATGCTTCTTGCCGTAGTGCTGTTCTTGTCCGGCACAAGGAGATACCGATTCAAGAAGCGCTCGGGGAGCCCCATCGTTCACATTCTCCAAGTGCTCGTTGCTGCCTTCAGGAAGAGGCAGCTCAAGCACCCTGCAAACCCTGCCTTCTTGTTCGAAGACTTCCCTGAGGCCTCCAGAATCCAACACACAGATAAATTCCGGTGAGAATCACTCATCCATCTTCGCGTTGCAACATCCTCCACAGTAATGACATTCTTGTGATGTATAGTTTCCTCGACAAGGCTGCGATCGGCGAGGAATTCCATGGCGAGACCTCAACTATGAACCCTTGGAGACTTTGCTCGGTAACAAGAGTTGAGGAGGTGAAGATGATGATCCAGCTGCTACCCGTATGGGCCACGACGATCATGTTCTGGACCATATATGCTCAGATGATGACATTTTCTGTAGAACAAGCGACGACCATGGACAGATCCGTCGGTAGCTTCGGGATTCCAGCAGGGTCACTGAACGTCTTCTTCGTCAGTGCCATCTTGATCACCCTAGCGATCTATGACAGAGTCATCATGCCTGCCATgaagaaatggaagggcaaacaaggtaagctGCAACGCTCGCTTTGATTCCATGAACGTTAACAGATTAGCTGTAATGCGGGTTTGGACGACAGGCTTCACCAACCTGCAAAGGATCGGTCTCGGGCTAACCTTATCCATCATGGCCATGGCGTCGGCGGCGCTCACGGAGGTGAAGAGGCTCTCGGTGGCTCGGGAAGCAGGCAAGGCTGCTGCTCCCAGAGGCGCGGCGCTGCCCATCAGCGTCTTCACGTTGGTACCGCAGTTCTTTCTCGTGGGCTCGGGGGAGGCGTTGATATACACCGGGCAGCTCGATTTCTTCATCACACGGTCACCGAAGGGGATGAAGACGATGAGCACCGGCCTCTT is from Musa acuminata AAA Group cultivar baxijiao chromosome BXJ1-6, Cavendish_Baxijiao_AAA, whole genome shotgun sequence and encodes:
- the LOC103987009 gene encoding adenine nucleotide transporter BT1, chloroplastic/mitochondrial, with translation MADKRLQAVEKKSDVFFLPFPELGFSWNEGFYPSGGLFASVGQMGVGFGVSPNPPNPSDNSVNVPGTDLYVKYVSPDVGYRVLGTPAEPAAEATNVIAEVVANKKEKKGGLKARIRIGNLHFRRLISGAIAGAVSRTAVAPLETIRTHLMVGSNGNSTTEVFQSIMETEGWKGLFRGNFVNVIRVAPSKAIELFAYDTAKKVLTPKDGEPPKLPVPSSLVAGAFAGVSSTLCTYPLELLKTRLTIQRDVYDNLLHAFLKIVCEEGPSELYRGLTPSLIGVMPYAATNYFAYESLKKFYRKTFETEEIGSIATLLIGSAAGAISSGTTFPLEVARKHMQVGAVGGRQVYKNMLHAFLSILEKEGIGGLYKGLGPSWMKLVPAAGISFMCYEACKKILIDEEDA
- the LOC135675819 gene encoding protein NRT1/ PTR FAMILY 6.2-like, giving the protein MEGKMSWSVADAVDYKGSPADRTKTGGWIPAMLILVIEICERLSTLGIGVNLVTYLSGTMHLPSAESANVVSDFMGTSFLLCLLGGFLADAYLGRYLTVAIFSAVQAFGTGMLTVVTKLPQLRPPPCGSSSGASKCHRANGFQIGLLYLSLYLIALGTGGLKSSVSGFGTDQFDEKDEKEKSQMAYFFNRFFFFISTGSLFAVTVLVYIQDEVGRSWSYGICCISMLLAVVLFLSGTRRYRFKKRSGSPIVHILQVLVAAFRKRQLKHPANPAFLFEDFPEASRIQHTDKFRFLDKAAIGEEFHGETSTMNPWRLCSVTRVEEVKMMIQLLPVWATTIMFWTIYAQMMTFSVEQATTMDRSVGSFGIPAGSLNVFFVSAILITLAIYDRVIMPAMKKWKGKQGFTNLQRIGLGLTLSIMAMASAALTEVKRLSVAREAGKAAAPRGAALPISVFTLVPQFFLVGSGEALIYTGQLDFFITRSPKGMKTMSTGLFLTTLSLGFFLSSFIVSIVKSVTGGESGQGWLADNINHGRLDYFYGLLAALSALNLAAFLYCATWIKPENAGDGLEMASAAKNSPAEDKC